The Flavobacteriales bacterium nucleotide sequence TGCAAGGAACACTCCTTATGCGGAATTGTTGTCAGGACCTCGATGCGTGGATAAGCCCTTCGTAGAAGTCGCGCCACCCTTTCCACATGGCATTTTCGCAGGCCGATTCATTGTGCCAGAGCGAGATGAAAGTGCCTTGGACCTCCTTCACGGCGTCCACCACAGGCAATACGCGCTCCAGCGCTTTTTGCGGTCCGAGGTTTTGATAGAACTTCAGTATACCTTCCATTACGGCAAAGGGGTGGATACGTAGCGGGGTCATGAATTCGAGGTCGAGATCGTAAAAGTAAAACGAACTACACGTACCTGCGCGGAAACCGATCTCCGAGGCATAACCCATGGTGTAGTCATCTGTGATGTCGAGGTCGATCAGGTTCCTGTAGGTTTCGGGAATGGTCAATTTCAGAAAATGCTGGCGGCTGCGGGTCACTTCTCGGTGGATAATGCCCTCGAATCGATTGACTTCGGCCTCCAGTTTCGATTTCTTTTTGTTGCTACCGTAACTCGGGTGAATCCCCACCATGGCATAGTCGGCAACATCCTTGATCAAACTGCGGAAGCGAGGATTCGTGTACGGAACGTTCTTATCGTTAAGTCCGTAATCGGCCAGCAAGAAGAAATAGATCGTTTTTAACTCATAGGTCCGTTGTAGATCCTTGAGGTAGGCGAAAGTATCGTAGGGGTCGGGGCGTAACCCCAAGGTGACCAATAGCCGATCTAAAAATTCGCGCCCTTTAAGCTCTAGGAGCGAACGTGCGAATCCGCCCAAGCTTCTCATGAGCCCTTTGGCCTTATAGGCGTAGGCATTATCGATATCGATGGTATTCACGAACTCGAACTTTCGCTGCGGCCATACAAAGTCCGGAAAGCGAACTGAAATGATATCCTTGATCATCAAGGCCCACTGATCAACCACGGGGCGTTGCAGGAATCCCGCCTTATACGCTATGCTCGACTCTGCCGAAAAGCGCTCGTGTTTATCCTTAATGTGCGGAAGGTATTCTTCGTATCGCGAGATCAAGTAAAAAGTGGCGGCAAATGGGTCGAACGGAACTTCCGAGGGCTCCGGTACCGGAAAAAGAGTTGGAGTATCGCGGTACTCCCCTACTTGAATGTCCCATTCGTTGATTCCGGACTCGAACAACAACTCACTACTTCTAAAATTAAGCTCCTTCCCAAAAGGTCGCTGCGAATAGCTCAGCTTGGGTCCTTTGTGATCGATAAAGGTGGATATATCGCTTGTCAACTCCACCGAAACCCCGAGGAACTGTTGAAATACTTGCCTGAACGTGTAGATTACGCGCGGCGTTCGTTTATGTGAGTAAACGAGTATCATCCGAATACCTTCCAAATTTCACGAGTGATCTGCTCAGCGGCATCACCATTTCCGAAAGTACCGTTGATCTTATCGAATCCCGGAGATCCTAAAAGTCTGTGCCAATGGTGCGCTAGAAGGTCGCGATCGGCGTCGACCAACGTTGCAAAGGTATTCTCTACCAATTCGTTCCATTCGGTCTCGGTCCTTAAGATAATGCTCGGCGTACCAAAGAAGTACGCTTCTTTTGGAATCCCTCCCGAATCGGTCACAACGAAACGCGCGTGTTTTTCCAAGGCCAAGGTCTCGAAGTACGTCGTTGGCTCTTTAAAATGAAAATGGCCTTTATCGCGAATGAGCTTCCAAAACTCGGGATAGTGCATATCGATCGCCGTTCTCGTGCGCGGATGGCAAGGAAAGTAAACTGCAATACCCGTGTCTCTACTTAATTCGAAAACCGTTTTAAGCAAAGCCTTTAGTCGCGGCCCGTCGTCGGTATTGCCCGCTCGGTGCAAGGTGAAAAGCACAAAGTCATTTTCTAGCAATTGCTGAGGCAACCTCGATTTCGACTCGAAGTACAAGGCATTGTCGTACATGACGTCGCCACATAAAATCACTCTCGGGTTTACTGAATCTGGTGAACTTGTTTCAGAATCGGTTATTCCTTCCGCCGCTAATTGCTCCACGGCCTTTGGCACAGGGCAGGCCAGTATAGAGCTCAAGTGATCGGTCAAATGCCGATTCACCTCTTCGGGCATGCCTCTATTGTAAGATCTGAGGCCGGCCTCAACGTGAATGAGCGGAATCTCGAGATCGCTGGCGGCTAGTGCTCCACCCAATGTGGTGTTGGTATCGCCGTACACCAGAACGGCATCGGGGCACTCTAGCTCCCATAGCTTGTGCAGTTCTATCGTGATCATGGCCGTTTGTACGGCCGGGCGTCCCGGTTTAACTCCAAGGTTATGCTTTGGGTTCTGTAATTCAAGCTCCCTGAAGAATGACGCGGACATATTATCGTCGTAATGCTGGCCGCTGTGGATCAGTGTTTCTTCGATCAATCCCGAATAGTACGATCTCAGCACTCGGTCCAGTGCCGAAGCTTTGATGAATTGTGGGCGTGCCCCAACGACCGTGTGCAGCTTTACCATGACTTAGAGTTGCTGTTCATCAGCAAAGCTAAAATATTCTTGCTCAGTGATGATGAGGTGATCCAAGACTTTAATATCGAGAACCTCTCCAGCCTGTTTTACCCGCTCCGTCAATTTTCGATCGGCCTGACTCGGCCGTAGGTTTCCGCTAGGGTGATTGTGAGCCATGATGATCGATGTAGCTCCGCAATAAAAACACTCGCGAAAGAGCACTCTGAGGTCGACCACCGTGCCACTGATGCCTCCTTTGCTAATAGGCATTTTACGGAGCACCTTGTTGGCGTTGTTCAAGAACACCACCCAAAACTGCTCGTGATCGAGATCGACGAGTGATGGATACAGGATATCGTATGCTTCGCGGCTCGATTGAATCACGGGTCGTTCCAAAGCTGCGGTTCCCTCCCTTCTCCTTCCCAGCTCTATGGCGGCCAAAAGACGCGAGGCCTTTGCGCTTCCGACACCTTTCATAGCACACAAACGGGCATGGTCGAGCTTCCCGAGTTCTTTGAGGTTTTCGTCGACCGTATCTAGGATTCTACGCGCAAGCTCAACCGCACTCATATTACGCAGTCCAGAACCCAGTAAGATCCCGATGAGCTCGGCATTGCTCAGGTGATGCCTGCCCCAGCGAGCCAGCTTTTCGCGAGGCCGATCTTCTTCGGCCCAAGATTTAATTTTAGTCGTCCTTTGATAAATCACTGACGCAATTTGCATCTAGCGAGGGCCATGCACAAGTACTTTACGGACTAAAATCGCACGACCATCGATCAGTCCCGATTCGCTTAACTCAAACTGTGTCGATTTCACCCGTTTTCACTAAGTTCGATATCTCTCTCTTTTGAATCGAACGCCGTGAATCTAAAATCCCTGACCCTTGCCCTATTGATAGGCTTGACATGCCATGCTCAATTATGGCCCGGAACCCATGTGCGAGAAAATCTGGATTATCTGATTGCCAGTATTCATCAATATGAGCCCGCATTGGACGAATACGCTCCTTATTTCGATAAAGAAGCATCAAAGATCATGTCGGAGCTTCAGCCCGAGTGCACGGCTTTCGAGTACTTCACCTATGTCAGTCGCATTTGCGCCTTGGCCAAAGAGGGGCATTTTGGGGTGGGAAATTGGTCCGGCACCATACACAGAGGCATTCCCAAAAATGCCTATGCCTATTTGCCTGTAGAGGTAAAGATCATTGACGGTCGAATATTCGTCTGGGAGGATATCTCGAACGAAGCAGTACTTCATCGAGGCGACGAGATTCTTTCGATCAACGGTCGCTCCGTACGCCAAATCATCGAGACACTATACGCCTGTACACCAGGTCACGGAGCTATTTATAGTTACTTGGAACGTACGATCGAAATGGTATTTCCCTGGCTTTACTATTTCCACATAGAGCAACCCAAAACCTTCGAAGCTGCCTATCGCGCTGCAGGAGAAATGGCTACGCTTTCAGCTTTGACACGCGAGCAACAAGTCGAAAATTTCAAAGAGCGAAACAAAAGCAAGGCCAAACCGGAAGACGAGCCCTTTGCATTCGATATAGACGGAAACAAAGCTTACTGGTATTTGCCCGCGTTTGCCCGCGGAAAAGCGGAGTCAATGGGCATCAAAGCAAAAAAAGAATACAAAGCGAACTTCAAGGAAATGCAAGAGCGGGGCGTTGAGATACTCGTGATCGACCTGCGTGGAAACATGGGCGGACTCCACGAATTCGCCGACGAAATGGTCCCCTATATTCTACAGAACGATCCGGATGAAACTTGGCTCAAGGCATCGGAATCATGGGAGGGCAAAACAAAGAAGCACAAGCTACCCAAAGCATCGAAGTATCTCTTTACCGGACAGATCTACGTGCTGGTCAATGGTAGAACTTTTTCGAACGGCAGTACTTTGACCAGATACCTGAAAGAATACGGCGATGCGATTGTAATTGGCGAGGAAACGGGCAGCTGCTATGAAGGGTATGCCGCAGGATCGAAACAATTCATCACACTTCCGCATTCTAAGATGAGTATCGGAATTCCGAGGTATCATATATCGTACCCATCGGCGGTCAAACAAGCAACCAGTGATCGCGGTGTAATTCCCACGCACATCGTGAAGCCGAGTATAGAGGACCTTATGGAGGACCGCGATGTAGCTGTACTGTTACTGATGCAGTTGCTCGACAAACAAGACTGAAGCTATGAGCTGTAGTATATTAGATCTGCGCATGTTTGAACCGCTTGAATCGGTTCCGGAGTCGGAGCTCAATTGGTTGATCAAGCGCGCCGAGTACCGGGAACTCGAAGAGGGGGCGTTCCTATTTAAGAAGGGTGATCCGGCAGACGAGATGTTTCTGATCATCGAGGGTGAAGCCGTTTTCTACATGTTGCAAAATGGCGAGCGTCGCGATTTTGGAAGTGTTAAGAAAGGGAGCATAACCGGGTTACTGCCCTATTCCCGTATGACCCATGCTTCTGGATATGGGATCGTTACCAAACCAGTGAGACTGTTGGCCGTTTGTCGGAAAGACCTTCGCGATTTAATCGTGGAATGTCCTGAGATCACGACTGCTCTCGTTCATCACATGACTTCGAGGGTACGCGATTTTACCAGCACTCAGCAGCAAGTTTATCAACTTGCTGCTTTGGGTAAGTTATCCGCCGGACTTGCACACGAGCTGAATAATCCGGCCGCGGCGATCGTCAGAAGTGCGGATTCATTAAAGGAATATCTCGGCCATGTGCCGGATAGATTCAAGAAAGTCATCAGCTTGCAGCTCCCCGAAGAAGCCATAGACAGCCTTAACGAATTCACGAGCAGGAAAATCGAAGCGGGTGTTCGAGATATTGGGTTGCTCGAGCGGAATGACCTCGAAGATGAGCTTTTCGACTGGCTCGACGATCACGACATTTCCTACGGCGATGAATGGGTTGAGCAATTGGTTGATTTTGACGTTCGCATCGAAGAGCTCGAAAAGATTTGTGAAACTACTGGAGCCAAAGCACTGGGTCCACCTTTGGGCTGGCTGGTCAATGTATTGACGACGGAAAAAATGGTGGACGAGATCCAAGATGCGTCCAAGCGGATATCGGAGCTGGTTCAATCGGTGAAGACCTACAGTCACATGGACCAAAGCACGGACCGTCAGCTGTTGGATTCCCTTGAAGGGCTGCGCAATACAGTACGGATGCTAGGTCATAAGGCTCGCAGATTTCAAATCAAGATTCGCGAAGACTTTGATCCGAATACGGGCAAGGTTTTGATCTACCCATCTGAAATGAATCAAGTGTGGACGAATTTGCTCGATAATGGACTCGATGCCTTGGAAGGAAAAGTCGATAACCCGCAGATAACGCTGAAAACGGGGCGTCACAGTCAAACGCTAGAGATCTCGATCGTAGACAATGGCCCCGGAATACCACTTGAAGTGCAAGACCAGATCTTTAACCCGTTTTTCACTACCAAAGCCATGGGCAAGGGTACCGGACTGGGCTTGGACGTGGTAAAGCGAATTATAGATCGACATGGCGGGCGGATCGAATTGGACTCAGTAGTGGGTCGACCGGAATTTAAAATCGTATTGCCGACGAATTAATGGAGCAAAAACCGATCATATTCTGTGTGGACGATGATCCACAAATATTGAGAGCGATACAGCGCGATCTCCGTTCGGAGTTTCGCCGGGAGTACCGCGTCAAGAATACGTCATCGGCCCGCGAGGCCTTAACGGCCCTCGAAGAGTTGAAGAAAAAAGGGGAAACGGTCGCCCTATTTCTGTCGGACCAGCGCATTCCCGAAATGCTCGGGGTTGAATTCCTGGAGCTCGCCAAGAGGTTTTATCCGACCGCAAAACGCGTACTCTTAACCGCCTATTCGGATACCGATGCGGCCATTAAGGCGATCAACGACGTTCAATTGGACTATTACCTCCTCAAGCCTTGGGATCCGCCCGAAGAAAAACTGTTTCCAGTCCTCAAGGATCTATTGGACGATTGGTGGGCTCAGTACACTCCTGAGTTTCGCGGGGTTCGATTGATCGGTTATCAATACAGTCCCAAGAGTCACGAGATCAAGGATTTCTTGGCCGGGAATCTGATCCCTTACGAGTGGATCGAATACGAGAATACCGAACGGGCCGCGCCGTTTGTAGAGCGACACTCGTTCGATGCAACTCATTTGCCCGTTCTTGTGACCGAAGGCGGCGAAGCACTATTAAAGCCCACCGTACAAGAGGTGGCGCGAAAGCTTGGAATGAGCTTGACCGCAAGTGAAAAACCCTATGATGTAGTGATCATCGGCGCGGGTCCGGCCGGATTGGCAGCTGGCGTTTACGGCGGCTCTGAAGGGCGTGTAACGGCGCTCATAGAGCGGTGTGCTCCCAGTGGTCAGGCGGGGACATCGAGCCGAATTGAGAATTATTTGGGGTTTCCGAACGGATTGAGCGGGGCAGACCTCGCTCGACGGGCCATTACACAAGCGACGCGGTTCGGAATCGAGTTCTTGTCGCCGACCGAAGTGTCGAGCATTGAGCGCGTGAATCCTTACAATATCCTCAAACTGAAAGAAGGTGGAGAATTGAAGGCTCGCGCAGTAGTGGTCACCACGGGCGTCAACTACCGAAAACTAAGCGCTCCGGGGATGGATCGGTTTACGGGCGCGGGAATCTACTATGGGGCGGCCACTACTGAAGCATCTGCCTGCCAGGACGGCGACGTATATATCGCGGGCGGAGGTAACTCGGCGGGGCAAGGAGCCGTGTACCTCAGCAAGTTCGCGCGAAAGGTCCACATCTGCATTCGCCGCGAAGATCTCACCTCGAGCATGTCGCAATACCTCATCGACCAAATAGACGGAATAGAGAACATCGAAGTGCTCTCGAAGACCGAAGTGATCGAGGCACATGGCGACGATCGTCTCGAAGCCCTGACCATCAAGAACATCGAAAGTGAAGCGACTGAAAAGGTATCGGCCCGAGCACTCTTCGTTTTCATTGGTGCTCGCCCCTACACCGATTGGCTGAGTGCCGATTTCAAGCGCGACTCCAAAGGCTTCTTGCTCACGGGCAACTCCCTCATGAACCACGAATCGTTCAAAAGAGAATGGTTACTGCAGCGCGACCCTTTCACCCTCGAAACATCCGTACCCGGCGTTTTCGCGGCGGGCGACGTGCGAAGTGGTGCCATGAATCGCGTCGCTTCAGCCGTAGGTGAAGGAGCTATGAGCATCAGCCTGGTACATCAATACCTCAGCGAAAACTAATTTATGATCGACCGCTACAACGCCATTAGACAACGCACTGAAGACCTCTGTAAGCCGCTCGAGATCGAGGATTACGTACCTCAGTCGATCGTCGATGTGAGTCCGCCCAAGTGGCATCTCGCCCACATGACCTGGTTCTTCGAGACCTTCATTCTAAAGCCGAATGATCCCTTTTACAAGGAATTCCACCCGAAGTACAACTACCTCTTCAACAGCTACTACGAATCGGTCGGTGATCGTGTATTGCGCGATCGCCGCGGCCATATGAGTAGGCCCACGGTCGCCGAGGTCTACGCGTATCGAGCACACGTGAATGAAGCCGTGAATCGCCTAGCTCAAAAGCGCGGCTTCGATGGGCTGGAAGACACGCTTGCACTGGGTTTGCAGCACGAGCAGCAGCATCAGGAATTGCTCATCACCGACCTCAAATACACGCTGGCGCACAGCCCTTTGTTTCCGGCCTATGACGAAAGCTGCGACTGGGAAACGAATTTTCCGGCGCCTAGCGGCGCGATGGTGGAGCTCGCGGAAGGATTGTACGATATCGGTGCCACAGGAGATCGGTTCTTTTTCGACAACGAACAAGGAAGGCATAAGGTGTATTTGGAAGG carries:
- the wecB gene encoding UDP-N-acetylglucosamine 2-epimerase (non-hydrolyzing), which encodes MVKLHTVVGARPQFIKASALDRVLRSYYSGLIEETLIHSGQHYDDNMSASFFRELELQNPKHNLGVKPGRPAVQTAMITIELHKLWELECPDAVLVYGDTNTTLGGALAASDLEIPLIHVEAGLRSYNRGMPEEVNRHLTDHLSSILACPVPKAVEQLAAEGITDSETSSPDSVNPRVILCGDVMYDNALYFESKSRLPQQLLENDFVLFTLHRAGNTDDGPRLKALLKTVFELSRDTGIAVYFPCHPRTRTAIDMHYPEFWKLIRDKGHFHFKEPTTYFETLALEKHARFVVTDSGGIPKEAYFFGTPSIILRTETEWNELVENTFATLVDADRDLLAHHWHRLLGSPGFDKINGTFGNGDAAEQITREIWKVFG
- a CDS encoding polysaccharide deacetylase family protein, whose protein sequence is MILVYSHKRTPRVIYTFRQVFQQFLGVSVELTSDISTFIDHKGPKLSYSQRPFGKELNFRSSELLFESGINEWDIQVGEYRDTPTLFPVPEPSEVPFDPFAATFYLISRYEEYLPHIKDKHERFSAESSIAYKAGFLQRPVVDQWALMIKDIISVRFPDFVWPQRKFEFVNTIDIDNAYAYKAKGLMRSLGGFARSLLELKGREFLDRLLVTLGLRPDPYDTFAYLKDLQRTYELKTIYFFLLADYGLNDKNVPYTNPRFRSLIKDVADYAMVGIHPSYGSNKKKSKLEAEVNRFEGIIHREVTRSRQHFLKLTIPETYRNLIDLDITDDYTMGYASEIGFRAGTCSSFYFYDLDLEFMTPLRIHPFAVMEGILKFYQNLGPQKALERVLPVVDAVKEVQGTFISLWHNESACENAMWKGWRDFYEGLIHASRS
- a CDS encoding cyclic nucleotide-binding domain-containing protein; amino-acid sequence: MSCSILDLRMFEPLESVPESELNWLIKRAEYRELEEGAFLFKKGDPADEMFLIIEGEAVFYMLQNGERRDFGSVKKGSITGLLPYSRMTHASGYGIVTKPVRLLAVCRKDLRDLIVECPEITTALVHHMTSRVRDFTSTQQQVYQLAALGKLSAGLAHELNNPAAAIVRSADSLKEYLGHVPDRFKKVISLQLPEEAIDSLNEFTSRKIEAGVRDIGLLERNDLEDELFDWLDDHDISYGDEWVEQLVDFDVRIEELEKICETTGAKALGPPLGWLVNVLTTEKMVDEIQDASKRISELVQSVKTYSHMDQSTDRQLLDSLEGLRNTVRMLGHKARRFQIKIREDFDPNTGKVLIYPSEMNQVWTNLLDNGLDALEGKVDNPQITLKTGRHSQTLEISIVDNGPGIPLEVQDQIFNPFFTTKAMGKGTGLGLDVVKRIIDRHGGRIELDSVVGRPEFKIVLPTN
- the egtB gene encoding ergothioneine biosynthesis protein EgtB is translated as MIDRYNAIRQRTEDLCKPLEIEDYVPQSIVDVSPPKWHLAHMTWFFETFILKPNDPFYKEFHPKYNYLFNSYYESVGDRVLRDRRGHMSRPTVAEVYAYRAHVNEAVNRLAQKRGFDGLEDTLALGLQHEQQHQELLITDLKYTLAHSPLFPAYDESCDWETNFPAPSGAMVELAEGLYDIGATGDRFFFDNEQGRHKVYLEGARISADYITNAEYLEFMEGGGYGDFRHWLSEAWGMVQEEHWRAPLYWYKVDGDWYQYQLNGLVAIEPQAPVRHISYFEADAFAHWAGKRLLTEFEREAVADQLNGGWLWEWTSSAYLPYPRFQAAEGAMGEYNGKFMVNQMVLRGGSLASPPGHVDRPTYRNFFHPHLRWQFNGIRLAEK
- the radC gene encoding DNA repair protein RadC; the protein is MQIASVIYQRTTKIKSWAEEDRPREKLARWGRHHLSNAELIGILLGSGLRNMSAVELARRILDTVDENLKELGKLDHARLCAMKGVGSAKASRLLAAIELGRRREGTAALERPVIQSSREAYDILYPSLVDLDHEQFWVVFLNNANKVLRKMPISKGGISGTVVDLRVLFRECFYCGATSIIMAHNHPSGNLRPSQADRKLTERVKQAGEVLDIKVLDHLIITEQEYFSFADEQQL
- a CDS encoding PDZ domain-containing protein; its protein translation is MRENLDYLIASIHQYEPALDEYAPYFDKEASKIMSELQPECTAFEYFTYVSRICALAKEGHFGVGNWSGTIHRGIPKNAYAYLPVEVKIIDGRIFVWEDISNEAVLHRGDEILSINGRSVRQIIETLYACTPGHGAIYSYLERTIEMVFPWLYYFHIEQPKTFEAAYRAAGEMATLSALTREQQVENFKERNKSKAKPEDEPFAFDIDGNKAYWYLPAFARGKAESMGIKAKKEYKANFKEMQERGVEILVIDLRGNMGGLHEFADEMVPYILQNDPDETWLKASESWEGKTKKHKLPKASKYLFTGQIYVLVNGRTFSNGSTLTRYLKEYGDAIVIGEETGSCYEGYAAGSKQFITLPHSKMSIGIPRYHISYPSAVKQATSDRGVIPTHIVKPSIEDLMEDRDVAVLLLMQLLDKQD
- a CDS encoding FAD-dependent oxidoreductase; the protein is MEQKPIIFCVDDDPQILRAIQRDLRSEFRREYRVKNTSSAREALTALEELKKKGETVALFLSDQRIPEMLGVEFLELAKRFYPTAKRVLLTAYSDTDAAIKAINDVQLDYYLLKPWDPPEEKLFPVLKDLLDDWWAQYTPEFRGVRLIGYQYSPKSHEIKDFLAGNLIPYEWIEYENTERAAPFVERHSFDATHLPVLVTEGGEALLKPTVQEVARKLGMSLTASEKPYDVVIIGAGPAGLAAGVYGGSEGRVTALIERCAPSGQAGTSSRIENYLGFPNGLSGADLARRAITQATRFGIEFLSPTEVSSIERVNPYNILKLKEGGELKARAVVVTTGVNYRKLSAPGMDRFTGAGIYYGAATTEASACQDGDVYIAGGGNSAGQGAVYLSKFARKVHICIRREDLTSSMSQYLIDQIDGIENIEVLSKTEVIEAHGDDRLEALTIKNIESEATEKVSARALFVFIGARPYTDWLSADFKRDSKGFLLTGNSLMNHESFKREWLLQRDPFTLETSVPGVFAAGDVRSGAMNRVASAVGEGAMSISLVHQYLSEN